Proteins from a genomic interval of Arvicola amphibius chromosome 10, mArvAmp1.2, whole genome shotgun sequence:
- the Tbx3 gene encoding LOW QUALITY PROTEIN: T-box transcription factor TBX3 (The sequence of the model RefSeq protein was modified relative to this genomic sequence to represent the inferred CDS: inserted 1 base in 1 codon; deleted 14 bases in 13 codons): MSLSMRDPVIPGTSMAYHPFLPHRAPDFAMSAVLGHQPPFFPALTLPPNGAAALSLPGALAKPIMDQWGWAAETGIPFSSLGPQAHLRPLKTMEPEEDVEDDPKVHLEXKELWDQFHKRGTEMVITKSGRRMFPPFKVRCSGLDKKAKYILLMDIIAADDCRYKFHNSRWMVAGKADPEMPKRMYIHPDSPATGEQWMSKVVTFHKLKLTNNISDKHGFTLAFPSDHAAWQGNYSFWDPGRLGFKTILTNSMHKYQPRFHIVRANDILKLPYSTFRTYLFPGNGIHCVTAYQNDKVTQVKIDNNPFGKRFRDTGNGRREKKQLTLQSMRVFDERHKKETGTSDESSSEQAAFNCFAQASSPAVSTVWTSNLKDLCPSEAESDAEAESKEEHGPEACDAAKISTTTAEEPGRDKGSPATRAQLFPAEPGPEPRDTARLDKASPDSRHSPATISSSTRVPGAEERRSPGREGPGAAKVDEVRSLPAKDAFAPLSVQTDAAPRTWRRGPLPGLGFAPGLAGQQFFNGQPLFLHPSQFAMGSAFSSMAAGMGPLLDTVSGASTGVSGLDSTAMASAAAAQGLSGASAATLPFHLQQHVLASQGLAMSPFGSLFPYPYTYMAAAAAASSAAASSSVHRHPFLNLNSMRPRLRYSPYSIPVPVPDSSSLLATALPSMASAAGPLDGKAAALAASPASMAVDSGSELNSRSSTLSSSSVSLSPKLCSEKEAATSELQSIQRLVSGLEAKPDRSCSGSP; the protein is encoded by the exons ATGAGCCTCTCCATGAGAGATCCGGTTATCCCTGGGACAAGCATGGCCTATCATCCGTTCCTACCTCACCGGGCGCCAGAC TTCGCCATGAGCGCGGTACTGGGCCACCAGCCGCCTTTCTTCCCCGCGCTAACGCTGCCTCCCAACGGCGCCGCGGCGCTCTCCCTGCCCGGAGCCCTGGCCAAGCCCATCATGGATCAGTGG GGGTGGGCCGCTGAGACCGGCATTCCTTTCTCATCCTTGGGA CCCCAGGCTCACCTGAGGCCTCTGAAGACCATGGAACCCGAAGAGGACGTGGAAGATGACCCCAAGGTGCACCTGG CCAAGGAACTTTGGGACCAGTTTCACAAACGGGGTACAGAGATGGTCATTACGAAGTCGGGAAG GCGAATGTTCCCTCCATTTAAAGTGAGGTGCTCTGGGCTGGATAAAAAGGCCAAGTATATTTTATTGATGGACATTATAGCTGCTGAC GACTGTCGATACAAATTTCACAATTCTCGGTGGATGGTGGCCGGTAAGGCAGACCCTGAAATGCCAAAGAGAATGTACATACACCCGGACAGCCCCGCTACGGGAGAGCAGTGGATGTCCAAAGTCGTCACTTTCCACAAACTGAAACTCACCAACAACATATCGGATAAACACGGATTT ACTTTGGCCTTCCCAAGCGATCAC GCAGCGTGGCAGGGGAATTATAGTTTTTGGGACCCAGGTAGGCTAGGGTTCAAG ACCATACTCACTAACTCTATGCATAAGTACCAGCCCCGGTTCCACATCGTCAGAGCCAATGATATCTTAAAACTGCCTTACAGTACATTTCGCACATACCTGTTCCCCGGAAACGGAATTCATTGCGTGACTGCCTACCAAAATGACAAGGTAACCCA AGTTAAAATAGACAACAACCCTTTTGGCAAAAGG TTTCGGGACACCGGGAACggcaggagagaaaagaag CAGCTCACCCTGCAGTCTATGAGGGTATTCGATGAGAGACACAAGAAGGAAACAGGGACTTCAGATGAGTCCTCCAGCGAGCAGGCAGCCTTCAACTGCTTCGCCCAGGCCTCCTCTCCGGCTGTGTCCACTGTATGGACATCCAACCTCAAAG ATCTGTGTCCCAGTGAAGCCGAAAGTGACGCCGAGGCCGAAAGCAAGGAGGAGCATGGCCCTGAGGCCTGTGACGCCGCGAAGATTTCCACCACCACCGCTGAGGAGCCAGGCCGAGACAAGGGCAGCCCGGCCACCAGGGCTCAGTTGTTCCCTGCGGAACCCGGCCCCGAGCCCCGAGAC ACCGCGCGCCTGGACAAGGCATCGCCGGATTCGCGC CACAGCCCGGCCACCATCTCATCCAGCACGCGCGTCCCGGGGGCCGAGGAA CGCAGGAGCCCCGGACGCGAGGGTCCAGGTGCCGCTAAGGTGGATGAGGTTCGCTCGCTG CCCGCCAAGGACGCCTTCGCGCCACTGTCAGTGCAGACGGACGCGGCCCCGCGCACCTGGCGCAGGGGCCCCCTTCCAGGCTTGGGCTTCGCCCCAGGCCTAGCCGGCCAGCAGTTCTTCAACGGGCAACCTCTCTTCTTGCACCCCAGCCAGTTCGCCATGGGCAGCGCCTTCTCCAGCATGGCTGCAGGCATGGGGCCCCTGCTGGACACAGTATCCGGGGCATCC ACCGGCGTCTCAGGCCTGGATTCCACAGCCATGGCCTCA GCTGCCGCAGCGCAGGGACTGTCCGGGGCGTCGGCTGCCACCCTG CCCTTCCACCTTCAACAACACGTTCTGGCCTCCCAG GGCTTGGCTATGTCGCCTTTTGGGAGCCTGTTCCCTTACCCCTACACATACATGGCTGCTGCAGCTGCGGCTTCCTCAGCGGCCGCCTCCAGCTCCGTGCACCGCCACCCGTTCCTCAACTTGAACAGCATGCGACCCAGGCTACGTTACAGTCCGTATTCCATCCCGGTTCCAGTGCCCGATAGCAGCAGCTTGCTGGCCACTGCGTTGCCATCCATGGCTTCAGCCGCGGGGCCCCTAGACGGCAAGGCAGCCGCCCTGGCGGCCAGCCCGGCCTCGATGGCCGTGGATTCGGGTTCGGAACTGAACAGCCGCTCGTCCACGCTGTCCTCCAGCTCAGTGTCCTTGTCGCCTAAACTCTGCTCAGAGAAAGAGGCGGCGACCAGTGAACTGCAGAGCATCCAGCGGCTGGTCAGTGGCTTGGAAGCCAAGCCGGACAGGTCTTGCAGCGGGtccccttaa